CCCCTGGCAAGCAAACGCCTCCATCCATCTCTATATAAAGATAgcgataatttattttagcgTAGCATCTTCTCCGCCTTCATCAACTACCACTACCGAACTTCTCTCTTCCTTATCTCCATTCTTCCATAGCTCTCATTTGTTCGTGCTTCTCAACTCGCTTCTTCAACCATGAGTCAGAATCAAGCTACAGGTAATCCTTCATCTTTTTCCTGGTGTGATTAATGGTTAAGGTCTTTTGGACTGTTTGATCTTGAAACACTTTGTTATATTGTTGAGATGGGATTAGTTGCTGAGGTTAGTGTCCAAAGAATTAAGTGCTGGGTGCAAAAgttccttcttttttgtttccctTTTCAAAAATCAGAAGCTCTGCGCGTATTCCTAATCTattcaaatctgtttttttctttggttttttcataaaacaactAGGATCAACATCTAATTGCTTTAATCAGTGGCTTCACTAAGAAATTAACCCTTGTTCTTTGAGTCGGAATTAACATCATGCAAGCTTGGTAATTGAGTAATTAATCACAAATTTGGTACCTGTTAACTCTCCCCTTGTCATAATTTGTAGGGATCAACAAGATTGTCTGTAGAGTTAAAGAGCTTTacgtaatttatttatttattttctctattggAGTCTGCGTATGCTAATTCAGGTGGCTTTGAAATCTTGCAGTGGCATATCCTCCCCCACCAACATCAACTTATCCTAGTGCATATTCAGGCCCACCACCAGCTGGCTATCCAACCATGGATGGTCAATCCGACCAGCAAAATCCTATTCCTGTGAAGACTAAATCCAGGGGTGATGGCTTCTGGAAGGGATGGTAAGCCCGCTTGTCTTGATCTTTCTCTAGTATATTCATTTCTTGAATTACATTAATCATGCTAAAAACTCTCGatttaaaaaactttgattataaaaaaattataatttatagttttttaaaatatattttttcaaatcataaccgCAAAAACTAGCTATCTAAAACACACATTCTGTTTTGAATGTTCTAATTCTTGGCTCTTTCATCTTGCAGTTGTGCTGCCTTGTGTTGCTGTTGTCTCTGCGACGCTTGCTTTTGAGGAACGATGCTTTATTTGTGCTTTGTCCCTTCCTTAGATGTGCTTTTCTGGATTTTTACGTTGTAATAGAATGTGGACCTTATTGTAGATTGATTCTATTAGCCACTTTGAtgcaataaattatttatagacATAGTGATTTGATTTGTTGCCTGCCTTTCATTTCACTTTCGCTTGTTGGTAGCAACAGATAGTTTACCTGCGGCTATGTAGATCATGTAAAATGCTCAATATATTTGTTCATGGATAAGtgactatatatatagttaGCTGTGGATTTTTCATAAGTGAGATGAAGTTAACACAAAatcattttcatctaaaaatttaagtgaaattttacaatttaatttgtattatttttttatatcatctcGAGTAAAAACTTTTTGAACTTAAAAGATATTAagttaaaaaactatttcaatttaaaaacttaaattgttaggtgagattttaaaatttagtttatattaaactCTAACAACACAAACAATTTAACAAGAAAAGGctcataaattttgatataatcgttgaatcaaactcaaattttactatatgattttataaattcaaataaccAATTAAGTAATGAAAGACTTTAAATTAGACTTTAAAAGTGTTCTTTGAACcaactttgttatttcttttatatttttagcttaattttagattttataatttttttgttttatttagaattataatttctcttattaagattgatttttgacctatttaaaaaataataaatcctttAAAGAGACGaactacattacaaaa
The Populus nigra chromosome 3, ddPopNigr1.1, whole genome shotgun sequence genome window above contains:
- the LOC133689488 gene encoding protein CYSTEINE-RICH TRANSMEMBRANE MODULE 10-like, with protein sequence MSQNQATVAYPPPPTSTYPSAYSGPPPAGYPTMDGQSDQQNPIPVKTKSRGDGFWKGCCAALCCLAYPPPPTSTYPSAYSGPPPAGYPTMDGQSDQQNPIPVKTKSRGDGFWKGCCAALCCCCLCDACF